A portion of the Glycine max cultivar Williams 82 chromosome 10, Glycine_max_v4.0, whole genome shotgun sequence genome contains these proteins:
- the LOC100306374 gene encoding putative photosystem II 5 KD protein, with protein sequence MASFTMTASILGCPAVTNRSAAATQRRSVVVNAASKSVEGEKVSYDNNGSNARRNLMFATAAAAVCSFAAGMALADEPKPGTSEAKKKYAPVCVTNPTARICRN encoded by the coding sequence ATGGCATCATTCACCATGACAGCTTCCATCCTTGGCTGCCCAGCCGTCACCAACCGGTCGGCAGCGGCGACGCAGAGGAGATCAGTGGTAGTGAATGCAGCCAGCAAATCTGTTGAAGGGGAAAAGGTCAGTTATGACAACAATGGTAGCAATGCAAGGAGGAACTTGATGTTCGCCACGGCGGCGGCTGCTGTTTGCTCTTTTGCTGCAGGGATGGCATTGGCAGATGAGCCTAAACCAGGAACCTCAGAAGCCAAGAAAAAGTATGCCCCGGTTTGTGTCACCAATCCTACAGCTAGGATTTGTCGCAATTGA